A stretch of Mesoplodon densirostris isolate mMesDen1 chromosome 9, mMesDen1 primary haplotype, whole genome shotgun sequence DNA encodes these proteins:
- the GCC1 gene encoding GRIP and coiled-coil domain-containing protein 1 isoform X2 produces MEKFGMNFGGGPSKKDLLETIETQKKQLLQYQARLKDVVRAYKSLLKEKEALEASIKVLSVSHEADVGLAGVQPQGLTFPDSVDDRCSTHSEDSTGTATSLDTAASLTSTKGEFGVEDDRLARGPPPLKSEEASGSESGVSSSSGDGPSGSGEVDKRLHQLKTQLATLTSSLATVTQEKSRMEASYLADKKKMKQDLDNASKKAEEERGRLEGELKGLQEQIAETKARLITQQHDRAQEQSDHALMLRELQKLLQEERTQRQDLELRLEETREALAGRAYAAGQMEGFELQTKQLTREVEELKGELQALRDEKNQPDPRLQELQEEAACLKSHFQAQLQQEMRKTALAEDQLRQQAQLEEQRVAALENQISEVSELLGTYEKAKQKDQLAIHKLKERILQLDLENKTLALAASSRSPLDSHGEESSLDVSVLKDKMEKLKRLLQVAARKSQVTLDVEKLCNLEIMPSSEAADGEKASALYYQQELKQLKEEFERYKMRAQVVLKSKNVKDGNLGKELEEAREQLAELKEKYISLRLSCEELDCQHQQEAEGWKQELARLQHIHRQELERSQLDFRDRTLKLEEELHKQRDRALAVLAEKDLELEQLRSVALSSGLPGRRSPVGSVGPGDPADTCAPDSLTQALQLAAANEPTFFLYAEQLARKEVEITSLRKQKHRLEGEVHQLQDRLLEEGERHREEVGALQSHIAKNIRDQSREGANLEYLKNIIYRFLTLPDTVGRQQTLTAILTILHFSPEEKQVIMRLPASGSWWPSGKR; encoded by the exons ATGGAGAAGTTTGGGATGAATTTCGGGGGCGGCCCAAGCAAGAAGGACCTGCTGGAGACCATTGAGACCCAGAAGAAGCAGCTCCTCCAGTACCAGGCACGTCTCAAGGATGTAGTCCGCGCCTATAAAAGTCTGCTGAAAGAGAAAGAGGCGCTGGAGGCCAGCATTAAGGTGCTGTCGGTATCCCACGAGGCGGATGTGGGCCTTGCAGGTGTCCAGCCTCAAGGCCTCACCTTTCCTGACTCTGTGGATGACCGATGCTCCACTCACAGCGAGGATAGCACTGGGACCGCCACCAGCTTAGATACTGCGGCCAGTCTCACCAGCACCAAGGGTGAGTTTGGGGTAGAAGATGACAGACTGGCCCGTGGGCCACCACCTCTAAAGTCCGAAGAGGCCAGTGGATCGGAGAGCGGCGTTAGCAGTAGTAGTGGGGATGGACCGtctgggagtggggaggtggaCAAACGACTGCACCAGCTGAAGACTCAGTTGGCGACTTTGACCAGCTCTTTGGCTACAGTCACCCAGGAGAAGTCCCGCATGGAAGCTTCTTACCTGGCTGACAAAAAGAAGATGAAACAGGACTTAGATAATGCCAGTAaaaaagcagaggaggagaggggccGGCTGGAGGGAGAATTGAAGGGGCTGCAGGAGCAGATAGCAGAAACCAAAGCCCGACTTATCACGCAGCAGCACGATCGGGCCCAAGAGCAGAGTGACCATGCCTTGATGCTGCGTGAGCTCCAGAAGCTGCTGCAGGAGGAGAGGACCCAGCGCCAGGACTTGGAGCTTCGATTGGAAGAGACCCGAGAAGCTCTGGCTGGGCGGGCCTATGCAGCCGGTCAGATGGAAGGGTTTGAACTGCAAACCAAGCAGCTGACCCGTGAGGTAGAGGAGTTGAAAGGTGAGCTGCAGGCTCTTCGAGATGAGAAGAATCAGCCTGACCCCCGGCTGCAGGAGCTTCAGGAAGAGGCCGCCTGCCTTAAAAGCCATTTCCAGGCTCAGTTGCAGCAGGAAATGAGGAAG ACAGCCCTCGCCGAAGATCAGCTACGACAGCAAGCGCAGCTGGAAGAGCAGAGGGTGGCAGCCCTGGAGAATCAAATATCTGAGGTGTCAGAACTGCTGGGCACCTATGAGAAAGCCAAGCAGAAGGACCAGCTGGCCATCCACAAGCTGAAGGAGCGCATTCTTCAGCTGGACCTGGAGAACAAGACACTGGCGCTAGCGGCCTCTAGCCGGTCCCCTCTGGACAGCCATGGAGAGGAGTCCAGTCTGGATGTCAGTGTCCTGAAGGACAAGATGGAGAAGCTGAAGAGGCTGCTGCAGGTTGCGGCCAGGAAGAGCCAGGTGACCTTGGACGTGGAGAAGCTCTGCAACCTGGAGATAATGCCTAGCTCAGAGGCTGCCGACGGGGAGAAGGCCAGCGCGCTCTACTACCAGCAGGAGCTGAAACAGCTGAAGGAGGAGTTTGAGAGGTACAAGATGCGGGCCCAGGTCGTCCTCAAAAGCAAGAACGTCAAAGACGGGAACCTGGgcaaggagctggaggaagcccGGGAGCAGCTGGCGGAGCTGAAGGAGAAGTACATCTCGCTGCGGCTGTCCTGCGAGGAGCTCGACTGCCAGCACCAGCAGGAGGCTGAGGGCTGGAAGCAGGAGCTGGCCCGGCTGCAGCACATCCACCGGCAGGAACTGGAGCGGAGCCAGCTGGACTTCAGGGACCGCACGCTGAAACTGGAGGAGGAGCTGCACAAGCAGCGGGACCGGGCCCTGGCCGTGCTGGCCGAGAAGGACCTGGAGCTGGAGCAGCTGCGTTCCGTGGCCTTGTCCTCTGGGCTGCCGGGACGCAGAAGCCCTGTGGGCAGTGTGGGCCCCGGGGATCCAGCGGACACATGTGCCCCGGACAGCCTGACCCAAGCCCTGCAACTAGCTGCGGCCAACGAGCCCACTTTCTTCCTTTACGCCGAGCAGTTGGCTCGCAAGGAGGTGGAGATCACGTCACTGAGGAAGCAGAAGCACAGGCTGGAGGGGGAGGTGCATCAGCTGCAGGATCGgctgctggaggagggggagcGGCATCGGGAGGAGGTGGGAGCCCTGCAGAGCCACATTGCAAAGAACATCAGGGACCAGAGTCGGGAGGGAGCCAACCTGGAGTACCTCAAGAACATCATCTACCGCTTCCTGACCTTGCCAGACACCGTGGGCCGCCAGCAGACGCTCACCGCCATCCTCACCATCTTGCACTTCAGTCCAGAGGAGAAACAAGTGATCATGCGGCTCCCAGCCAGTGGTAGTTGGTGGCCTTCTGGCAAGAGATGA
- the GCC1 gene encoding GRIP and coiled-coil domain-containing protein 1 isoform X1, producing MEKFGMNFGGGPSKKDLLETIETQKKQLLQYQARLKDVVRAYKSLLKEKEALEASIKVLSVSHEADVGLAGVQPQGLTFPDSVDDRCSTHSEDSTGTATSLDTAASLTSTKGEFGVEDDRLARGPPPLKSEEASGSESGVSSSSGDGPSGSGEVDKRLHQLKTQLATLTSSLATVTQEKSRMEASYLADKKKMKQDLDNASKKAEEERGRLEGELKGLQEQIAETKARLITQQHDRAQEQSDHALMLRELQKLLQEERTQRQDLELRLEETREALAGRAYAAGQMEGFELQTKQLTREVEELKGELQALRDEKNQPDPRLQELQEEAACLKSHFQAQLQQEMRKTALAEDQLRQQAQLEEQRVAALENQISEVSELLGTYEKAKQKDQLAIHKLKERILQLDLENKTLALAASSRSPLDSHGEESSLDVSVLKDKMEKLKRLLQVAARKSQVTLDVEKLCNLEIMPSSEAADGEKASALYYQQELKQLKEEFERYKMRAQVVLKSKNVKDGNLGKELEEAREQLAELKEKYISLRLSCEELDCQHQQEAEGWKQELARLQHIHRQELERSQLDFRDRTLKLEEELHKQRDRALAVLAEKDLELEQLRSVALSSGLPGRRSPVGSVGPGDPADTCAPDSLTQALQLAAANEPTFFLYAEQLARKEVEITSLRKQKHRLEGEVHQLQDRLLEEGERHREEVGALQSHIAKNIRDQSREGANLEYLKNIIYRFLTLPDTVGRQQTLTAILTILHFSPEEKQVIMRLPASGLLFPHHHYSQQAVYRVRLTWPQTRREMAVLFPTEIKR from the exons ATGGAGAAGTTTGGGATGAATTTCGGGGGCGGCCCAAGCAAGAAGGACCTGCTGGAGACCATTGAGACCCAGAAGAAGCAGCTCCTCCAGTACCAGGCACGTCTCAAGGATGTAGTCCGCGCCTATAAAAGTCTGCTGAAAGAGAAAGAGGCGCTGGAGGCCAGCATTAAGGTGCTGTCGGTATCCCACGAGGCGGATGTGGGCCTTGCAGGTGTCCAGCCTCAAGGCCTCACCTTTCCTGACTCTGTGGATGACCGATGCTCCACTCACAGCGAGGATAGCACTGGGACCGCCACCAGCTTAGATACTGCGGCCAGTCTCACCAGCACCAAGGGTGAGTTTGGGGTAGAAGATGACAGACTGGCCCGTGGGCCACCACCTCTAAAGTCCGAAGAGGCCAGTGGATCGGAGAGCGGCGTTAGCAGTAGTAGTGGGGATGGACCGtctgggagtggggaggtggaCAAACGACTGCACCAGCTGAAGACTCAGTTGGCGACTTTGACCAGCTCTTTGGCTACAGTCACCCAGGAGAAGTCCCGCATGGAAGCTTCTTACCTGGCTGACAAAAAGAAGATGAAACAGGACTTAGATAATGCCAGTAaaaaagcagaggaggagaggggccGGCTGGAGGGAGAATTGAAGGGGCTGCAGGAGCAGATAGCAGAAACCAAAGCCCGACTTATCACGCAGCAGCACGATCGGGCCCAAGAGCAGAGTGACCATGCCTTGATGCTGCGTGAGCTCCAGAAGCTGCTGCAGGAGGAGAGGACCCAGCGCCAGGACTTGGAGCTTCGATTGGAAGAGACCCGAGAAGCTCTGGCTGGGCGGGCCTATGCAGCCGGTCAGATGGAAGGGTTTGAACTGCAAACCAAGCAGCTGACCCGTGAGGTAGAGGAGTTGAAAGGTGAGCTGCAGGCTCTTCGAGATGAGAAGAATCAGCCTGACCCCCGGCTGCAGGAGCTTCAGGAAGAGGCCGCCTGCCTTAAAAGCCATTTCCAGGCTCAGTTGCAGCAGGAAATGAGGAAG ACAGCCCTCGCCGAAGATCAGCTACGACAGCAAGCGCAGCTGGAAGAGCAGAGGGTGGCAGCCCTGGAGAATCAAATATCTGAGGTGTCAGAACTGCTGGGCACCTATGAGAAAGCCAAGCAGAAGGACCAGCTGGCCATCCACAAGCTGAAGGAGCGCATTCTTCAGCTGGACCTGGAGAACAAGACACTGGCGCTAGCGGCCTCTAGCCGGTCCCCTCTGGACAGCCATGGAGAGGAGTCCAGTCTGGATGTCAGTGTCCTGAAGGACAAGATGGAGAAGCTGAAGAGGCTGCTGCAGGTTGCGGCCAGGAAGAGCCAGGTGACCTTGGACGTGGAGAAGCTCTGCAACCTGGAGATAATGCCTAGCTCAGAGGCTGCCGACGGGGAGAAGGCCAGCGCGCTCTACTACCAGCAGGAGCTGAAACAGCTGAAGGAGGAGTTTGAGAGGTACAAGATGCGGGCCCAGGTCGTCCTCAAAAGCAAGAACGTCAAAGACGGGAACCTGGgcaaggagctggaggaagcccGGGAGCAGCTGGCGGAGCTGAAGGAGAAGTACATCTCGCTGCGGCTGTCCTGCGAGGAGCTCGACTGCCAGCACCAGCAGGAGGCTGAGGGCTGGAAGCAGGAGCTGGCCCGGCTGCAGCACATCCACCGGCAGGAACTGGAGCGGAGCCAGCTGGACTTCAGGGACCGCACGCTGAAACTGGAGGAGGAGCTGCACAAGCAGCGGGACCGGGCCCTGGCCGTGCTGGCCGAGAAGGACCTGGAGCTGGAGCAGCTGCGTTCCGTGGCCTTGTCCTCTGGGCTGCCGGGACGCAGAAGCCCTGTGGGCAGTGTGGGCCCCGGGGATCCAGCGGACACATGTGCCCCGGACAGCCTGACCCAAGCCCTGCAACTAGCTGCGGCCAACGAGCCCACTTTCTTCCTTTACGCCGAGCAGTTGGCTCGCAAGGAGGTGGAGATCACGTCACTGAGGAAGCAGAAGCACAGGCTGGAGGGGGAGGTGCATCAGCTGCAGGATCGgctgctggaggagggggagcGGCATCGGGAGGAGGTGGGAGCCCTGCAGAGCCACATTGCAAAGAACATCAGGGACCAGAGTCGGGAGGGAGCCAACCTGGAGTACCTCAAGAACATCATCTACCGCTTCCTGACCTTGCCAGACACCGTGGGCCGCCAGCAGACGCTCACCGCCATCCTCACCATCTTGCACTTCAGTCCAGAGGAGAAACAAGTGATCATGCGGCTCCCAGCCAGTG
- the ARF5 gene encoding ADP-ribosylation factor 5, with translation MGLTVSALFSRIFGKKQMRILMVGLDAAGKTTILYKLKLGEIVTTIPTIGFNVETVEYKNICFTVWDVGGQDKIRPLWRHYFQNTQGLIFVVDSNDRERVQESADELQKMLQEDELRDAVLLVFANKQDMPNAMPVSELTDKLGLQHLRSRTWYVQATCATQGTGLYDGLDWLSHELSKR, from the exons ATGGGCCTCACCGTGTCCGCGCTCTTTTCGCGGATCTTTGGGAAGAAGCAGATGCGGATCCTCATGG TTGGCTTGGATGCAGCTGGCAAGACCACAATCCTGTACAAACTGAAGTTGGGGGAGATtgtcaccaccatccccaccataG GCTTCAACGTGGAAACAGTGGAATACAAGAACATCTGTTTCACAGTGTGGGACGTGGGAGGCCAGGACAAGATTCGGCCTCTGTGGCGGCACTACTTCCAGAACACTCAG GGCCTCATCTTCGTGGTGGACAGTAATGACCGAGAGCGGGTCCAGGAATCTGCTGATGAACTCCAGAAGATG CTGCAGGAGGATGAGCTGCGGGATGCGGTGCTGCTGGTGTTTGCCAACAAGCAGGACATGCCCAACGCCATGCCCGTGAGCGAGCTGACCGACAAGCTGGGGCTACAGCACTTGCGCAGCCGCACG TGGTACGTCCAGGCCACCTGTGCCACCCAAGGCACAGGTTTGTATGATGGGCTGGACTGGCTGTCCCATGAGCTGTCGAAGCGCTAA